The following proteins come from a genomic window of Ferrovibrio sp. MS7:
- a CDS encoding J domain-containing protein, with protein MRDPYSILGVGRSASPEEIKKAYRKLAKELHPDRNPNNPRIEERFKEVSAAYDIVGDPEKRGKFDRGEIDATGQARASGFGAGGFGGGFRRGPGGSGAGAGGFGGQRGPFGGAGTGGFDQQSGEDFLDEIFGTMRRGPRGPGAGAGARRGPVPERGADRHYTIEIGFVDSARGCKRRVTMPGGKQLDVAIPAGIGDGQPIRLKGQGEEGKLGGAAGDAIIEVKLQPHEFFTRQGDDVHVELPITVDEAVLGAKIAVPTVDGMVAVSVPKGTSSGTSLRLKGRGMPRRDGQRGDQYIKLKIVLPEKPNAALEKLIEGWVKGNRYDVRARFTLD; from the coding sequence ATGCGTGACCCCTATAGCATCCTGGGCGTCGGCCGCAGCGCCAGCCCGGAAGAGATCAAGAAGGCCTACCGCAAGTTGGCCAAGGAGCTGCATCCCGACCGCAATCCGAACAATCCGCGGATCGAGGAGCGGTTCAAGGAAGTATCCGCCGCCTACGACATCGTCGGCGACCCCGAAAAGCGTGGAAAATTCGACCGTGGCGAAATCGACGCCACCGGCCAGGCACGCGCCTCCGGCTTTGGTGCCGGCGGTTTTGGCGGCGGTTTCCGCCGTGGGCCGGGTGGGTCTGGCGCGGGAGCAGGGGGCTTTGGCGGCCAGCGCGGTCCTTTTGGCGGGGCTGGCACCGGCGGCTTCGACCAGCAGAGCGGCGAGGATTTCCTCGACGAGATTTTCGGCACCATGCGCAGGGGGCCGCGCGGTCCTGGCGCCGGGGCCGGGGCGCGACGCGGGCCTGTCCCTGAACGTGGCGCCGATCGCCATTACACCATCGAAATCGGCTTCGTCGACTCGGCGCGCGGTTGCAAGCGGCGCGTCACCATGCCGGGCGGCAAGCAGCTCGATGTGGCGATACCCGCCGGCATCGGCGATGGCCAGCCGATCCGCCTGAAGGGCCAGGGCGAGGAGGGCAAGCTCGGCGGTGCCGCAGGCGATGCCATCATCGAGGTGAAGCTGCAGCCGCATGAATTCTTCACCCGCCAGGGCGACGACGTGCATGTGGAACTGCCGATCACCGTGGATGAAGCCGTGCTCGGCGCCAAGATCGCCGTGCCGACCGTGGATGGCATGGTGGCGGTGAGCGTGCCGAAGGGAACTTCGTCGGGGACGTCGCTCAGGCTCAAGGGCCGCGGCATGCCGCGCCGCGACGGCCAGCGCGGCGATCAGTATATCAAGCTCAAGATCGTGCTGCCGGAAAAGCCCAACGCGGCGCTGGAAAAGCTGATCGAGGGTTGGGTCAAGGGCAACCGCTACGACGTGCGGGCGCGCTTTACCTTGGATTAA
- a CDS encoding tetratricopeptide repeat protein, producing MIAAALAFTLADAAPARADFAAGLAAYEAGDFAKAAAEWQPLAEGGDPAAMRNLGHLYRWGRGVPQDMAQALRWYRAAAERGFARAQANLAALYLNGDGVPVDYAEARKWFEAAAKQGHAVAQYNLGLMHEMGLGVPVDTATALGWYNNAAKAGQPDALERLSLLVMKSPQAAQAQAQAAQNQAVARTPAPAPKPADDAPQAAPSQAAPPNVAPVVAAAPVPPPAPSPAPAPAAVAPPPAPVPPAPAATAPEPLTAPASQLPRLITPEPTTGPVPAAAPAQAPFQAPVQAPVPAPVVAAAPPPPPPPPPPPPPAPVAAAVVAPAATQAAAAPATAAKPESGGLFGWLLGNSEPKPPPAVAAAPAAPAPSQAPSQAPASAVVPDPYQAGQQAFENGDYIGALSRWLPLAQAGNPAAQTRLGLLYRDGRGLPPDRVRALAWLRLAADNGNADAEQAASNLAQGMSDRQRDDAADLARRLRDTK from the coding sequence GCGGAAGGCGGCGATCCGGCGGCGATGCGCAATCTCGGTCATCTCTACCGCTGGGGCCGCGGCGTGCCGCAGGACATGGCGCAGGCGTTGCGCTGGTATCGTGCCGCTGCTGAACGTGGCTTCGCCCGCGCCCAGGCCAATCTCGCCGCGTTGTATCTCAATGGCGATGGCGTGCCGGTGGATTATGCCGAGGCACGCAAATGGTTCGAGGCTGCCGCCAAGCAGGGCCATGCGGTGGCGCAGTATAATCTCGGCCTGATGCATGAAATGGGACTCGGCGTGCCGGTGGATACCGCCACGGCGCTCGGCTGGTACAACAACGCCGCCAAAGCCGGCCAGCCCGATGCGCTGGAGCGTTTGTCGCTGCTGGTGATGAAGTCGCCCCAGGCGGCGCAAGCCCAGGCTCAGGCAGCGCAGAATCAAGCCGTCGCCCGGACCCCAGCGCCGGCACCGAAACCGGCCGATGATGCGCCCCAGGCTGCCCCATCCCAGGCTGCCCCACCCAATGTTGCCCCCGTTGTGGCGGCAGCTCCTGTCCCGCCGCCCGCTCCGTCGCCTGCACCGGCACCGGCTGCCGTGGCGCCCCCGCCTGCACCTGTCCCGCCGGCTCCTGCCGCGACGGCCCCTGAGCCACTGACCGCGCCAGCGAGCCAGCTTCCGCGCCTGATCACCCCGGAACCCACCACCGGGCCGGTCCCGGCCGCGGCGCCCGCACAGGCCCCCTTTCAGGCACCTGTTCAGGCCCCAGTTCCGGCTCCTGTGGTCGCCGCTGCGCCCCCGCCGCCCCCTCCACCGCCGCCGCCCCCTCCACCGGCTCCGGTCGCTGCGGCCGTTGTCGCCCCGGCTGCCACCCAGGCTGCTGCCGCACCTGCCACTGCGGCCAAGCCCGAGTCCGGTGGTCTGTTCGGCTGGCTGCTCGGTAATTCCGAACCCAAGCCGCCCCCGGCCGTGGCCGCCGCGCCTGCCGCCCCGGCCCCGAGCCAGGCCCCAAGCCAGGCCCCGGCTTCTGCGGTTGTCCCCGACCCCTATCAGGCCGGTCAGCAGGCATTCGAGAATGGCGACTATATCGGCGCGCTGTCGCGCTGGTTGCCACTGGCCCAGGCCGGCAATCCTGCCGCCCAGACACGGCTTGGCCTGCTCTATCGCGATGGCCGTGGCCTGCCGCCCGACCGGGTGCGGGCGCTTGCCTGGCTTCGGCTGGCTGCCGATAACGGCAACGCGGACGCCGAGCAGGCGGCCTCGAATCTGGCCCAGGGCATGTCTGATCGTCAGCGCGATGACGCGGCGGATCTGGCGCGGCGGCTGCGCGATACTAAGTAA